The Setaria italica strain Yugu1 chromosome IX, Setaria_italica_v2.0, whole genome shotgun sequence genome has a window encoding:
- the LOC101769490 gene encoding E3 ubiquitin-protein ligase RNF181: MNAGNFIGRVRRAPGQRRIARLHILAGPGAGTVREIPIPASSSRFGDYDNYIPGASSMSRLFDLHDFELGAALLDYDELPAAAGHGRRSKRARVAATSEDIMGLPEVTGRSRSGEECAVCLQDFGADEKLRAMPCSHAFHQHCISEWLRRKAVCPLCRHRLHTEDDDEQIS; this comes from the coding sequence ATGAACGCCGGTAATTTCATCGGGCGAGTTCGTCGAGCGCCAGGCCAACGCCGAATAGCGCGCCTGCATATCCTTGCTGGCCCGGGGGCCGGGACGGTGCGGGAGATCCCCATccccgcgtcctcctcccgatTCGGCGATTACGACAATTACATCCCCGGCGCCAGCTCAATGTCGCGCTTGTTCGACCTTCATGATTTCGAACTGGGCGCCGCTTTGTTAGATTATGACgagctgcccgccgccgccggtcatgGCCGCAGGAGCAAGCGCGCTCGCGTCGCCGCCACCAGCGAGGACATCATGGGCCTGCCGGAGGTGACGGGTCGCTCTCGCTCGGGGGAGGAGTGCGCCGTCTGCCTGCAGGACTTCGGCGCCGACGAGAAGCTGAGGGCGATGCCTTGCTCCCACGCCTTCCACCAGCACTGCATCTCCGAGTGGCTCCGCCGTAAGGCCGTCTGCCCGCTCTGTCGCCACAGGCTGCACACTGAGGATGATGACGAGCAGATTAGTTGA
- the LOC101754576 gene encoding alpha-soluble NSF attachment protein: protein MGDHELRGDDFVKKADQKLSGWGFFRNKYEDAADLLDKAGNFFKLAKNWSRAAAVYKKIADCHLQGDGKHEAASAYVEAANCYKKFSPQDAAQALDSAVNLFLEIGRLNMAARYSKDIGEIYQQEQDLENAAVYLNRAADLFDSEGQSSQANSMTQKIAEIYAQLEKYQKATELFEEIARKLISNNLLKYSVRGILLNAGICQLCRGDPVAINNSLERYQDIDPTFSGTREYKLLADLAASMDEGDVAKFTDAVKEFDSFTRLDPWKTTLLLKAKNELKKKEDDDEDLT from the exons ATGGGGGACCATGAGTTGCGCGGGGACGATTTCGTGAAGAAGGCCGATCAGAAGCTCTCCGGCTGGGGCTTCTTCCGCAACAAGTACGAGgacgccgccgacctcctcgaCAAGGCCGGCAACTTCTTCAAGCTCGCCAAGAACT GGAGCAGAGCAGCTGCAGTATACAAAAAGATTGCAGATTGTCATTTGCAG GGAGATGGCAAGCATGAGGCTGCCTCTGCTTATGTTGAGGCTGCAAATTGCTACAAAAAGTTCTCACCACAAG ATGCTGCACAAGCACTTGACAGTGCCGTTAATCTATTCTTGGAAATTGGCAGATTGAACATGGCTGCAAGATACAGCAAG GATATTGGTGAAATCTATCAGCAAGAACAAGATTTAGAGAATGCTGCAGTCTACCTGAATCGGGCTGCTGATCTTTTTGACAGTGAGGGACAATCATCTCAGGCAAACAGCATGACACAGAAAATTGCAGAAATATATGCTCAGCTGGAAAA GTACCAGAAGGCAACCGAGCTCTTTGAAGAAATTGCTCGTAAATTAATAAGCAATAACCTTCTGAAGTACAGTGTCCGAGGAATTCTACTTAATGCAGGCATTTGCCAACTATGTCGAGGTGATCCTGTTGCTATAAATAATTCATTGGAGCGCTATCAG GATATTGACCCAACCTTCTCAGGGACACGCGAATACAAGCTTTTGGCT GATCTTGCAGCCTCCATGGATGAAGGAGACGTTGCCAAGTTTACTGATGCCGTAAAGGAGTTTGACAGCTTCACACGCCTG GATCCTTGGAAAACAACTCTCCTTCTCAAGGCAAAGAACGAGctgaagaaaaaggaagatgatgatgaggatctAACATAG
- the LOC101753789 gene encoding arabinosyltransferase XEG113 yields MAAWCSGESTKPVFVGIYGAVLGGFAVSALFFLLSSFSSLSAPPLPLPTGATTPAAAGNLSRSAPAQPETMYNRPIWKPPPRGSRMPSPRAFRLTRDMVAARARDGVIVVTFGNYAFLDFILTWVRHLTDLGVDNLLVGAMDTKLLRELYLRGVPVFDMGSRMATEDAGWGSPTFHKMGREKVLLINALLPFGYELLMCDTDMVWLKNPLPYLARYPDADLLTSSDQVIPTVTDDSLENWREVTGAFNIGIFHWRPTEPAKRLSKDWKDLVLSDDKLWDQNAFNDLVRKVFGQPVEGQGDLVYSYDGKLKLGVLPASIFCSGHTYFVQGMYKQLHLEPYAVHTTFQYAGTEGKRHRLREAMLFFDQPSYYDSPGGYLSFKPNIPKSLLLDGAHTVESHFALVNYQLKQIRTALAIASLLKRTLVMPPLWCRLDRMWFGHPGVMEGTMTRQPFLCPMDHVFEVHVMLKDLPKEEFGPHIDFREYSFLENPSLPKEVKESLLEVQLCDDHSSRCSAVNGTDKHRPLLLSRNSTEEKLLNIFSSYKSVKVIQFSSMVDAFGGFADADVEMKFRNRVKRYVGLWCCVELREIGHIYYDMYWDEKPGWKPHPPETREQDHPPWS; encoded by the exons ATGGCGGCGTGGTGCTCCGGCGAGTCCACCAAGCCGGTCTTCGTCGGGATCTACGGCGCCGTGCTCGGCGGATTCGCCGTCTCcgccctcttcttccttctctcctccttctcctccctctccgcgcccccgctccccctccccaccggcgccaccacccccgccgccgcgggcaaCCTCTCCCGGTCCGCTCCAGCCCAGCCGGAGACCATGTACAACCGCCCCATCTGGAAGCCCCCGCCCCGGGGGTCCCGGATGCCGTCGCCGCGCGCGTTCCGGCTCACCCGCGACATggtcgccgcccgcgcccgcgacgGCGTCATCGTCGTCACCTTCGGCAACTACGCCTTCCTCGACTTCATCCTTACCTGGGTGCGCCACCTCACCGACCTCGGCGTCGACAACCTCCTCGTCGGCGCCATGGACACCAAGCTGCTGCGGGAGCTCTACCTCCGGGGCGTGCCCGTCTTCGACATGGGCAGCAGGATGGCCACCGAGGACGCCGGCTGGGGCTCCCCCACCTTCCACAAGATGGGCAGGGAGAAGGTGCTGCTCATCAACGCGCTCCTGCCATTCGGGTACGAGCTGCTCATGTGCGACACGGACATGGTGTGGCTCAAGAACCCATTACCCTACCTCGCCCGATACCCCGACGCGGATCTCCTCACGTCCAGTGATCAGGTCATACCCACCGTCACCGACGACAGCCTGGAGAACTGGAGGGAAG TTACTGGTGCATTCAATATTGGTATTTTCCATTGGCGACCAACTGAACCTGCTAAAAGACTGTCAAAGGATTGGAAAGACTTAGTCCTATCAGATGATAAGTTGTGGGACCAGAATGCTTTTAATGATCTTGTACGCAAAGTTTTTGGACAGCCAGTTGAAGGACAAGGTGATCTTGTATATTCTTATGATGGAAAACTGAAGTTGGGTGTACTACCGGCAAGTATATTTTGCAGCGGCCATACATACTTTGTGCAG GGCATGTATAAGCAACTTCATTTGGAACCGTACGCAGTTCATACCACTTTCCAATATGCGGGTACTGAAGGAAAGCGCCATAGATTGCGAGAGGCAATGCTTTTCTTTGATCAACCGTCATATTATGACTCTCCAG GAGGTTACCTGTCATTTAAACCTAACATTCCAAAAAGTTTGCTATTAGATGGCGCTCATACTGTTGAATCTCATTTTGCATTGGTTAATTATCAG CTGAAACAAATAAGAACTGCACTTGCAATTGCGTCTTTGTTAAAACGGACACTG GTAATGCCTCCATTATGGTGCAGGCTTGATAGAATGTGGTTTGGACATCCTGGAGTTATGGAAGGAACAATGACCAGACAACCTTTTCTCTGCCCAATGGATCATGTGTTTGAG GTGCATGTTATGCTAAAGGACTTGCCCAAGGAAGAGTTTGGCCCGCACATTGATTTCAGAGAGTACTCCTTTCTTGAGAATCCATCATTACCTAAAGAG GTGAAAGAATCATTACTCGAGGTTCAACTCTGTGATGATCATAGCTCCAGATGCTCTGCAGTTAATGGAACTGATAAGCACAGACCCCTTCTTTTATCTAGAAATAGCACTGAAGAAAAG CTGTTGAATATCTTCTCATCATATAAGAGTGTCAAAGTCATACAATTCTCATCTATGGTTGATGCCTTTGGTGGTTTTGCTGATGCA GATGTGGAGATGAAGTTCCGGAATCGCGTGAAGAGGTATGTGGGCCTGTGGTGCTGTGTAGAGTTGCGTGAAATTGGCCACATATATTATGACATGTACTGGGACGAGAAACCAGGGTGGAAACCACACCCTCCAGAGACTAGGGAACAGGACCATCCACCTTGGTCATGA
- the LOC101754183 gene encoding dof zinc finger protein DOF5.7 — MASSTPVAAGDDAVGTRKGGTGGSGGAAPPPPATQQQQPPPPPEQGLRCPRCDSPNTKFCYYNNYSLSQPRHFCKTCRRYWTKGGALRNVPVGGGCRKNKRSRSAAAAAAASRLSLNLPVEGVGGDQQAARLGFLGATGGAPVASSPIGGGGPAADYQQAAGGAVGMMALPRLHALGVGQYVPFGEWPSGAGGDISGGGGGGHAMSGGGAHGGAVSSNIASSIESLSFINQDLHWKLQQQRLATMFLGPPPPPPPTSSASHIDGAPAAAPAHIGGAFLQMAGPPGMESTMPAATSWFMDSSYAVLPSPHAHANNTAAAAITAAATTTNCNVGRSSGGDDDDAANCGSAIPSWGDMSTFAMLP, encoded by the coding sequence ATGGCGTCGtcgacgccggtggcggcgggggacgACGCGGTCGGGACGCGGAAGGGCGGTACCGGCGGCAGTGggggcgcggcgccgccgcctcccgctacgcagcagcagcagccgcccccgccgccggagcagggACTCAGGTGCCCGCGCTGCGACTCGCCCAACACCAAGTTCTGCTACTACAACAACTACAGCCTCTCGCAGCCGCGCCACTTCTGCAAGACATGCCGCAGGTACTGGACCAAGGGCGGCGCGCTCCGCAACGTGCCCGTCGGCGGGGGCTGCCGCAAGAACAAGCGATcgcgctccgcggcggcggcagccgcggcATCGCGCCTCTCGCTCAACCTGCCGGTCgagggcgtcggcggcgaccaGCAGGCGGCGAGGCTGGGGTTCCTTGGCGCCACCGGAGGCGCTCCGGTGGCGTCGTCgccgatcggcggcggcggccccgcggcTGACTACCAgcaggcggcaggcggcgccGTCGGGATGATGGCGCTGCCGCGGCTCCACGCCCTCGGCGTTGGCCAGTACGTGCCGTTCGGGGAGTGGCCGTCGGGGGCCGGCGGGGacatctccggcggcggcggaggcggccacgCGATGAGCGGTGGGGGCGCACACGGTGGCGCGGTGAGCAGCAACATCGCGTCGTCCATCGAGTCGCTGAGCTTCATCAACCAGGACCTGCACTggaagctgcagcagcagcggctGGCCACCATGTTCctgggcccgccgccgccgccgccgcctacctcCTCAGCGTCGCACATCGACGGCGcaccggcagcggcgccggcgcacaTCGGCGGCGCCTTCTTGCAGATGGCGGGGCCGCCCGGCATGGAGTCTACCatgccggcggcgacgtcgtggTTCATGGACAGCTCCTACGCTGTGCTCCCTTCCCCGCACGCGCATGCTAACAACACAGCCGCCGCGGCCataaccgccgccgccaccaccaccaactgCAACGTCGGCCGGAgtagcggcggcgacgacgacgatgccgcCAACTGCGGGAGCGCGATCCCGTCGTGGGGCGACATGTCGACGTTCGCGATGCTGCCGTGA